A single region of the Pseudomonas sp. GGS8 genome encodes:
- the moaA gene encoding GTP 3',8-cyclase MoaA, whose protein sequence is MNAVMQDGFGRQIDYLRMSVTDRCDFRCVYCMAKNMTFLPRQQVLTLEELQRLATLFVGLGVRKIRLTGGEPLIRPGIVGLCRNIAALPGLRELVMTSNGSQLGRLARPLAEAGVKRMNISLDSLDGQKFRAITRNGDLDQVLGGIEAARDAGFERIKLNCVVMKGRNFDEVPALVQYAIDQRIDISFIEEMPLGNVGRSRGESFCSSDEVRALIASQHRLLDSTENSGGPARYVRLERHPDTRIGFISPNSHNFCGSCNRVRMTVEGKLLLCLGQDDALDLRGLLRRYPLDDQPVINAVQKALRGKPLRHDFSPEGEVQIVRFMNMSGG, encoded by the coding sequence ATGAACGCTGTCATGCAGGATGGTTTTGGGCGGCAGATCGATTATCTGCGGATGTCGGTGACGGACCGTTGTGATTTTCGCTGTGTGTATTGCATGGCGAAAAACATGACCTTCCTGCCGCGTCAGCAGGTGCTCACACTGGAAGAGTTGCAGCGCCTGGCAACGTTGTTCGTCGGGTTGGGCGTCCGCAAAATTCGTCTGACCGGCGGCGAACCGCTGATTCGTCCGGGCATTGTCGGACTGTGCCGCAACATCGCCGCGCTGCCCGGTTTGCGCGAACTGGTGATGACCAGCAACGGCTCGCAGCTGGGCCGTCTGGCCCGGCCGTTGGCGGAGGCAGGCGTCAAGCGGATGAACATCAGCCTCGATAGTCTGGACGGGCAGAAGTTTCGCGCAATCACCCGCAACGGCGATCTCGATCAGGTGCTGGGTGGCATTGAAGCGGCGCGGGACGCGGGGTTCGAGCGGATCAAACTCAACTGCGTGGTGATGAAAGGGCGCAACTTCGATGAAGTCCCGGCGCTGGTGCAATACGCCATCGATCAGCGCATCGATATCAGTTTCATCGAGGAAATGCCCTTGGGTAACGTCGGGCGTTCCCGGGGTGAATCGTTTTGTTCCAGTGACGAAGTGCGGGCGCTGATCGCCAGCCAACATCGGTTGCTCGACAGCACCGAGAACAGCGGCGGACCGGCGCGCTATGTGCGTCTGGAACGCCATCCCGATACCCGGATCGGTTTCATTTCACCCAACAGCCACAACTTCTGTGGCAGCTGCAACCGGGTGCGGATGACCGTTGAAGGGAAGCTGTTGCTGTGTCTGGGTCAGGACGATGCCCTGGATTTACGCGGATTGCTGCGACGTTATCCGCTGGATGATCAACCCGTGATCAATGCGGTCCAGAAAGCGCTGCGCGG